The genome window TTCTCTCTCGGATATGATGCGATACAGTATGGATATGAGAGAGGACGTGGTGCCGCTAACGAAAGAATTAAAACATACACAATCTTATCTGAGTCTCCAAAAACAGAGGTTTGAGGAGGATTTGAATATAATATTATCAATCGAACAAAGTACGCTTGAAATTCCTGTTCCGAAAATGCTGCTACAGCCAATTATTGAAAACTGCTTTAAACATGGTTTTAGTCAAAAAATGGAGGATGCAGGAATCACAATCCGTGCTTATACAGAGGATGGTGATTTAGTTATTATTGTCCAGGATAATGGGATTGGAGTAAGCAGTGAAAGACTTAAAATGATTCATGAAGAATTATATGATGAGGAACGTAGAAAGGAGAATAAAGAAAGAGAATCAATCGGATTAATTAATATTTACGATCGTTTGCAACTTTACTATGAGGGACAAGCAAGCTTTGTCATCGATAGTATTGAAAAGAAAGAATTTACCGTAATGATTCGTATTCCTATATTTTTATATGAAGGAGTGATTGATGATGAAGGCACTAATCGTTGATGATGAAAGGCATGTTCGTGAAGGAATTAAGCTTCTTGCTGATTGGTCAGGAAATGAAATTACAGACATTTACGAAGCAAGTAATGGAGAAGATGCTATTCAAATAATAGAAGCGGCAAATCCCGAAATTATTTTTTCTGATATGAAAATGCCAAAGGTCGACGGTACTCAGCTTTTAAAATGGATGGATGAGCATTACGCTCATGGGAAGACGATAGTAGTTACGGGCTATGATGATTATCATTACATGAGAAAAGCAATGCATTATGGAAGCTCAGACTATTTATTGAAGCCTATTAACCCTGAAATGCTGAATGATACCCTAAGGAGGGTAGTGAATGAGTGGAAACAAGAGGAAGAGGAAAGAAAAAGGAAGCTTAATAGAACAAAACTTATTAATAAAATGAAGCCAGCATACCGTGATCACCAATTGACACAGATGTTAAATAATGATCTATTCGATAAACATGTCCTGGAGGAATTTCTTTTAACCAAAGCACAGGTCTATACAATCGGACTTTTACAGGTAAGTAATGGAATTGTGGAAGAATTTAACGGGGATAAGGATCTTACTCTTTTTACACTCTTGAATGTAATAAATGAGGAGCTTAGCAGCAATAATAAGGGAATTGCTTTTCATTATGTAACCGGAAAAGGAGAAATTGTCCTCCTTCTTATAAGAAGGAAAGAGGAAGCGGTTGTCATCATGAGAGAGGTACATACTACTATCTTAAAGTTATTAGGAATCTCTTGTACTTTATCAATGGGATTAGAAGTTACTTCGGTTAACCAGTTGAATCTTTCTTATCAGCATGCTAAGTCTATTATGATGAATCGAGATGTTTTAGATAATCAACAAGGAAAAATAATGATAGAGAAAAAAGAACATGAGATAAAAAGCTTAATGGGTTATTCTAGTTCGATAAAAATGGCGATTCAAACGGGAGAAATACATGCTTTTCACTCACTTATTGGGCAGATTCAAAAAGATATAACGAATAATCCACCATTATCATTAAGCCAGCTTTTGCATTTGGAGCATGAATATTTAATGATAAGTACAAGATGGTATAAGGAGTTCAATCTTTCGATAAGAATTCCCTCCAATATAGAGGAGCGAATTTATTCATTTATGGACAAAGAGGGGATTTTTCAGTTGGAAGCATATAAAACAAGGAAGAAAAAAGAAATATCATTGTTTCTTCGCCGAGTAAAAAGACAGAATACCCGAAGAACGCAAAATGTTATTCACGAAATTGAAAAGTACATAAAAGCAAATTTTCATCGGGAGATTAAGCTTCAAGAAATATCGGAGCACTTTTACATCAGTAGAGAATATATTTCAAGAAAATTCAAACAAGAGTATAATATCAATATTTCTGAGTATTTAGTTACCATCCGAATGAAAAAAGCCCAAGAATTATTGAAGAGCAGTAATTTGAAAGTGTATGATATTGCTAATATGATTGGATACCAAGATGATAAATATTTTCGCAAAGTATTTAAAAAAATCATAGGTGTTTCACCAAATGAATATCGTGAGATGGAAATAAGATAAAGTGAAAATATATATTTCGGATTTTTTAGGTATTAGGAAACTAGACGAAAGGTGAATGTTTTGAACTAC of Niallia circulans contains these proteins:
- a CDS encoding response regulator, with translation MMKALIVDDERHVREGIKLLADWSGNEITDIYEASNGEDAIQIIEAANPEIIFSDMKMPKVDGTQLLKWMDEHYAHGKTIVVTGYDDYHYMRKAMHYGSSDYLLKPINPEMLNDTLRRVVNEWKQEEEERKRKLNRTKLINKMKPAYRDHQLTQMLNNDLFDKHVLEEFLLTKAQVYTIGLLQVSNGIVEEFNGDKDLTLFTLLNVINEELSSNNKGIAFHYVTGKGEIVLLLIRRKEEAVVIMREVHTTILKLLGISCTLSMGLEVTSVNQLNLSYQHAKSIMMNRDVLDNQQGKIMIEKKEHEIKSLMGYSSSIKMAIQTGEIHAFHSLIGQIQKDITNNPPLSLSQLLHLEHEYLMISTRWYKEFNLSIRIPSNIEERIYSFMDKEGIFQLEAYKTRKKKEISLFLRRVKRQNTRRTQNVIHEIEKYIKANFHREIKLQEISEHFYISREYISRKFKQEYNINISEYLVTIRMKKAQELLKSSNLKVYDIANMIGYQDDKYFRKVFKKIIGVSPNEYREMEIR